From a single Anaerolineales bacterium genomic region:
- a CDS encoding iron ABC transporter substrate-binding protein, translated as MARRVRMAWLLTIPALLALCGCGAAEQTAGQTVEVTDLLGRRVSVPASVRSVVAIGPGALRLYVYAGDLQYVAGVEQVDIHDVSGKPYILANPSLSQLPVIGLGGPNNAPDPEKLLAVKTQVIFSTYAQDAEAADELQDQTGIPVVVLSYGSQGFGVTSIFGQPIQDSLRLIGRITGETAKSEAAIAFLLDSQRDLSNRTEDIPEDGKPSVYIGGLGSQGLHGMESTQGRYALLDVLHAKNVVDETGKSGAMMVDKEQLLEWDPEYLFLDMLGYASVLEDYRKNTAFYESLSAVRNGRVYSQLPYNYYSTNLDTAIADAYYLGKILFPEAFADIDPAEKADEIYLALLGQPVYDKMTASFGGFRQLQLGD; from the coding sequence ATGGCAAGAAGAGTTCGAATGGCGTGGTTGCTGACGATCCCGGCGCTGCTTGCGTTGTGCGGATGCGGCGCCGCGGAGCAGACCGCCGGTCAAACAGTCGAGGTCACCGACCTGTTGGGGCGGAGGGTATCCGTCCCGGCCTCCGTAAGGAGCGTGGTTGCCATCGGCCCGGGCGCGCTCCGCCTGTATGTCTACGCCGGAGATCTGCAGTACGTCGCCGGGGTGGAACAGGTGGATATCCACGACGTCAGCGGCAAACCCTACATCCTGGCCAACCCTTCGCTCTCGCAGTTGCCGGTGATCGGACTCGGAGGCCCGAACAACGCCCCGGATCCCGAAAAACTTCTGGCTGTCAAGACGCAGGTCATCTTCAGCACATACGCGCAGGACGCGGAGGCGGCCGATGAACTGCAGGACCAAACCGGCATCCCGGTGGTAGTCCTCAGCTATGGATCACAAGGCTTCGGCGTCACGTCGATCTTCGGCCAGCCGATACAGGACTCTCTCCGTCTGATAGGCCGGATCACCGGAGAAACCGCCAAATCCGAAGCGGCGATCGCCTTCCTCTTGGACAGTCAACGGGATTTGTCGAACCGGACCGAGGATATCCCGGAGGACGGCAAACCCTCCGTGTACATCGGTGGATTGGGTTCCCAGGGACTGCACGGAATGGAAAGCACACAAGGTCGCTACGCCCTTTTGGATGTCCTTCACGCTAAAAACGTCGTGGACGAAACCGGCAAGAGCGGCGCGATGATGGTCGACAAGGAGCAACTGCTCGAATGGGATCCGGAGTACCTTTTCCTCGACATGTTGGGGTACGCCTCGGTTTTGGAGGATTACCGGAAAAATACCGCCTTCTATGAATCGCTTTCCGCGGTCCGTAACGGAAGGGTCTACTCCCAGCTGCCGTACAATTACTACTCCACCAACCTCGACACCGCCATCGCGGACGCGTATTACCTCGGTAAGATCCTATTCCCGGAAGCTTTTGCGGACATCGATCCTGCGGAAAAGGCGGACGAGATCTACCTGGCGCTGCTGGGGCAACCGGTGTACGACAAAATGACCGCTTCCTTCGGCGGATTCCGGCAACTGCAGTTGGGGGATTGA